ACCAGCATAAAACCGATGCCCAGCAGGCTGAAGCACGCCAACATCAACACCGGGTCGACGTGCAGGCGGTTTTGCGCGCGGGGCTTGGGCGTCGGTTTCAACATAAGGGCAGACTCATCACGGCTTCCGCGAACTTATTGCCGCGGTCAACATAGCTGCGGTATTGATCCAGGCTGGCGCAGGCCGGTGACAGCAGCACGCTGTCGCCTTCGCTGGCCAAACTGGCGGCGATGGTGACCGCTTCTTTCATGTTGCCGGCGAAATGGACAGGCACACAGTTATTCAAAGCCTGCGCAATCAATGGCGCATCTTTGCCTATCAGGACCACGGCCTTGGTTTTTTCGGTGACGGCAGGCACTAGTTCAGTCATGTCTGCGCCTTTAGTTTCGCCGCCGGCAATTAAAACAACTTTATGCTCGTAGCCGTTTAGCGCGGCGATACACGCACCGATGTTGGTGGCTTTGGAATCGTTAACCCAATTGATGCCGCCTTTTTCCGCGACTTTTTGCATGCGGTGCGGAAGACCTTTGAATTTTCTGAGCGCATCGCACATTTTGGTGATGCTTAGACCGGCAGCCGTGCCCAGGGCCAGCGCCGCCAACGCATTGGCGATGTTGTGGCTACCTTCCAGGCGCAATTTACTGGCTGCCATCAAGGCTTGTTCGCCTTGCATTAAAGTATCGATTTCGCCGCGACGCAGATAAAAATCGGCTTGAGTTTGGGTGGAAAAAGTCAATGTTTGCCGGGCGGGATCGCGCATGTCCATGACCATCGGGTCGTCGGCATTCAAGATCATCACGCCGTCACCCCGAAACACCCGCTGCTTTTCCGCCGCATAACCGGCCATGCCGTCATGGCGATCCAGATGGTCCGGACTGACGTTTAATACCGTGGCGACTTTGGCGTTTAAAGCGGTGGTGCGCTCCAATTGGAAGCTAGACAGTTCCAATACGTAAAGTTCGGCGTCTTGTTGCAGCAAATCCAGCGCCGGTGTGCCGAGGTTGCCGCCGATGGCGGTTTTGACGCCAGCGGCGTTAGCCATTTCGCCCAGCATGGTGGTAACCGTGCTTTTACCGTTGGAGCCGGTGATGGCGATAACCGGTTTATCAGTGGCGCAAGCGAATAAGTCGATGTCGCTGAGTACGGTAACGCCCGCCTGTACGGCTTTTTGGATGGCCGCTTCGTGTAAAGACACGCCAGGGCTGACCAGCAAGTGAGTGGCGACATCCAGCGCGGATTGGTCGAAACCGCCGGAAAACACCGGTACGTCCGGCATTTGTTCGCGCAAATTATCGATCAGCGGCGGATTTTTCCGGCTGTCGATTACGGCGAATTTAATCGGGGTCTTTTGCAAAAATTGAGCAGCCGAATAGCCGGTAGCGCCTAGACCGACGATCAATAGGCGAGCGTTATCCGGATTTAAGTTGAAATGGGTTTCCAGATTGCTGAGTAGGGCGGTGGTGTTCATGCTTATCTCAGTTTCAAAGTGGCCAGACCGATCAACACCAAGATGACCGAGATAATCCAGAAACGCACGATGATGCGCGGCTCCGGCCAGCCTTTCAATTCGTAATGATGGTGAATCGGCGCCATCAGAAACACCCGCTTTTTACGGGTTTTGAAGGAGGCAACCTGGATAATCACCGAGATGGTTTCCATCACGAAAATACCGCCCATAATCACCAGCACGATTTCTTGTCTAACCAATACCGCGACGATGCCCAGCGCAGCACCCAGGGCCAGTGCGCCGACGTCGCCCATGAACACCATGGCAGGATAAGTGTTGAACCACAAAAAGCCCAAGCCGGAACCGACCAGGGCCGCGCAGAACACCACCAGCTCGCCGGCTTTGGGGATGTGCGGAATAGCCAGGTATTGCGAGAAATTCACGTGGCCGGACAAATAAGCAAAAATCGCCAAGGCGGCGGCGATCATCACGGTCGGCATGATGGCCAGGCCATCCAGGCCGTCAGTCAAGTTGACGGCATTGCTGGAGCCGACGATGACGAAATAGGTCAGTACGACGTAGCCCCAGCCGATGTCCACGGTGACGTTTTTGAAAAACGGCACGATGAATTGGGTTTCCGCCGCTACTTGAGCGGTGTTGTACAAATACAAGGCGGCGCTCAGTGCCACCAGCGATTGCCAGAAATATTTGGCGCGGGCGGATAGGCCGTCGCTATTGCCGAGCAGGACTTTTTTATAGTCGTCGATAAAGCCGATTACGCCGTGGGCCAGTGTCACCAGCAACACCACCCAGACATAACGATTGCTCAAATCCGCGCAGAGCAGGGTGCTGATCGCTACGGCGAACAAAATCATCGCACCGCCCATGGTTGGTGTGCCGGACTTGGAGAAATGGCTTTGCGGGCCGTCGTCGCGCACGCTTTGGCCGATTTTTTTGCGAGTCAATTTTTCGATCATGGCCGGGCCGACCATCAGGGAAATAATGAGCGCGGTCAGCACGCCTAAGATGGCGCGAAAGGTCAGGTAATGTAGCACCCTGAAGCCGCTGTCGATATTGCTTAAATAATCCGCGAGTAAAAGTAACATTAGGCTGCTCTGAAATTGTTGACCATCGCCG
The window above is part of the Methylomonas sp. ZR1 genome. Proteins encoded here:
- the murD gene encoding UDP-N-acetylmuramoyl-L-alanine--D-glutamate ligase: MNTTALLSNLETHFNLNPDNARLLIVGLGATGYSAAQFLQKTPIKFAVIDSRKNPPLIDNLREQMPDVPVFSGGFDQSALDVATHLLVSPGVSLHEAAIQKAVQAGVTVLSDIDLFACATDKPVIAITGSNGKSTVTTMLGEMANAAGVKTAIGGNLGTPALDLLQQDAELYVLELSSFQLERTTALNAKVATVLNVSPDHLDRHDGMAGYAAEKQRVFRGDGVMILNADDPMVMDMRDPARQTLTFSTQTQADFYLRRGEIDTLMQGEQALMAASKLRLEGSHNIANALAALALGTAAGLSITKMCDALRKFKGLPHRMQKVAEKGGINWVNDSKATNIGACIAALNGYEHKVVLIAGGETKGADMTELVPAVTEKTKAVVLIGKDAPLIAQALNNCVPVHFAGNMKEAVTIAASLASEGDSVLLSPACASLDQYRSYVDRGNKFAEAVMSLPLC
- the mraY gene encoding phospho-N-acetylmuramoyl-pentapeptide-transferase — encoded protein: MLLLLADYLSNIDSGFRVLHYLTFRAILGVLTALIISLMVGPAMIEKLTRKKIGQSVRDDGPQSHFSKSGTPTMGGAMILFAVAISTLLCADLSNRYVWVVLLVTLAHGVIGFIDDYKKVLLGNSDGLSARAKYFWQSLVALSAALYLYNTAQVAAETQFIVPFFKNVTVDIGWGYVVLTYFVIVGSSNAVNLTDGLDGLAIMPTVMIAAALAIFAYLSGHVNFSQYLAIPHIPKAGELVVFCAALVGSGLGFLWFNTYPAMVFMGDVGALALGAALGIVAVLVRQEIVLVIMGGIFVMETISVIIQVASFKTRKKRVFLMAPIHHHYELKGWPEPRIIVRFWIISVILVLIGLATLKLR